The DNA segment TGCTGGGCGTGTTTGGAGCCCACCGGTTCTACATGGGAAAGATAGGAACAGGAATCCTCTACGCACTGACGGGCGGGCTGTTTGGTATCGGAATCGTCTACGACACGCTAACGATCAACGACCAGCTGACAGACCTGAACCTAGAAGAGCGTCGCTAAACCGCGTCGGCAGCAAGATGCGAAGCAAGCGATACGTGTCAGACGTGCCTCGGCGAAATCGTTAGAGATCAGGGATTCGATTTACGGATGCCACTTTGCATTCGAAACGCTATTTCCCGCACGATCGTTAGCCTTCCTGCAATACGTCTGGCCCTGCGCATCGACCTCGGACTGCAGACCAACGGACCAATGATTCGATAGGGATCTTGTGCCTCCCACAATTTCCCTTCCACTTTGGTTGTTAATCGAATGATTCGTCTTGGAATCGTCCTGCTGATTGTGCAAACGGTAACAACGATCCATGCGTTTGAGCCAAGCCCTTCGGACTTGGGAAACGTTCCGACCTGGACTGCGGAACAAGTACGCCTGTGGGCAGCCGACCATGCGAGCGGTGCCAATGCGTTGGATGCTGAAAGTCGAGCGATCGCCTGTTCGATCGACCGAAAGAAGGAGGACCAGTGCCAGCAAGCGGCATTGATGCAGCGCGTCCTTGCCGACTTGGCGATCCACGATCGAAATCGCGCCGCCGCAGAAGGCCTGACGGTCTACTACCGCATTGTTTCCCTCCAGCAGCAACTTGAGACACTTTACGAAGCGGAAGACACGCTCGATGCGTTGATTCAGTTGGCCGAAAAAGCTGCGGAACTAGAGATCGCTGAAGGGAACGCAAACGATCTGCAACAACAGCGACTGAAAATCCGATCGCAAAAGATCGATGCGGAATATGGCATCCAAAAATTACAGATCCGGCTTGCCCGTCTAACCTGCCAACCTCTTTCGGTTGCCAAGCAAGCGGTCCTCATCGATCCAATCGAAACCGAAGTCTCCACGCTGGACGAAGAAGCCGCGGTTGCGGACGGCCTTCAGCGACGCGCCGACCTGCGTGCGATCCATACGCTTTGTCGTTGCATCAACAACGACACCGCTCCGGCGGCTCGCACGATGCTAGGTGCCATCCAACCTGGACTGGGCCTCGCAGCCACCGTTGCCACCAAGTCATCCCTGCTTTCCGGATTGTGTGACCAGGGCCAAGATGCCTGTGCACGGCGCGACCAGTGCCGCCAATTGGCCGCACAACAGCAGGGGACCATCGAAGACGAAATCCGCATGGCATGGCTTGAACTGCAAGCCTCCCTGCAGCGGGATCGGTTATCACAGGAACGCGTAGAACTAGCAAACCAAGCCGCCCAGCAAGCGAACCGAGCTGTGGAAATCGAACAACGCCCTGCCGGCACCGATTTACAGGCCTCGCTGGAAGCCCTGCGAGTCCAAGGGGAACGGCAAGCCCGACAGTTGGAACAGACGCTGGCCGACGTTAAACTACTGGAAGCTAGAGGTGCAGCCTTCCCGCTCTAACGGATTGCGAGCCACGATTTAGACGGCGGCACGTTCCGCAATATTTCCATGACGGTTCAAATCGAAGTGCCTGGATTCAACGGTCAGACGTTTCGAACATGAATCCCTCTGAATCTGCCGCGAATTGGCTGCCGCTTGGCCATCTGAACCTGCGATACAACCCCTTCGGCGAACGGACGTGGCAGGATCGTGCAAAACTAGCCATCGTCGATGTGGAACGTTGGTTACCTTCCTTTGAGCATCCTGGACAAGCGATTCAGTTCATCGGCGATTGCGGGCGAGGAAAAAGCACTCACTTGCTGGCGATCCGCGCCGCCCATGCCGATTCAACGTACACCTACCTTCCAGAAGATGGCCCGCATCCGGTTGTTTCGCTGGGAACCCCCACAATCATTGATGAAGCGCAACGCCTGGGCTGCCGCCCTCGCCGCAAAGTCCTCCTCAGCCGACAACCGCTTGTCCTTGGGACCCATGTCGATTTGACAAACGTGCTGAAGCGATATGACTATCAAGTCAAAACCGTCGAAGTGCACAGCCTGATCGAAATCGATCACTTGGCGAAAGTCTTCAATCGGCGGATCGAAGCGGCGGCACTCCGGCCGGATCAATCGGTGCCCGAGATAAAGCGGTCTGAAATCGCTATATTGTCAAAACGATTTGGTACCGATATCCGGGCGATGGAGGGGTATTTGTACGAACGCTTTCAAGCCCACGCTGGAGGACCAAATGGCCAAGTGCAATTTATCGATTGACCTGCAAAACCCCGACACCATTTTTGTCGGTGGAGAGACCGTTCGCGGAACGGTCACGGTTCAGGCGGACTCCAACGTGCGCTGCAATGGGCTGACCGTTCGTTCAAAATGGACAACCAATGGAAGAGGCAACATCGCGTCGGAAGTTGGCGAAGAGAAAACGCTTTTTGACGGCGAGTGGCTGGGAGGCCAGACCTATCGGTACGACTTTGAAGTCCAGACCGCCAAGTGGCCACCCACCTACCACGGCCACTACCTAAACGTCGACCATACGATCGAAGCCCAAGCGGACATCCCCTGGAGCTTTGACCCGAAAGCGGACCAAGTCATCCGCGTCACGGCCACCAAGCTTCCTTCGGCCGAAGAACTGTCCGAGCAGGTAACCAAACTAAAAGGGCTTCCCTTGATTGGCTGCGGGGCAATCGGGATGCTCTTTGTCTTCGTTTTCTTCTTTGCCGTGGTGGTCAATCCATTCGCCTGGATCCTGGGGGGGATCGTCGGAATCATCTCAGGGATTTGGTGGTTCATTTTTCGCTTCCTTCCCAAAGCTCGCCTGGGCAACGTTGAATACAAACT comes from the Roseimaritima multifibrata genome and includes:
- a CDS encoding TolC family protein — protein: MIRLGIVLLIVQTVTTIHAFEPSPSDLGNVPTWTAEQVRLWAADHASGANALDAESRAIACSIDRKKEDQCQQAALMQRVLADLAIHDRNRAAAEGLTVYYRIVSLQQQLETLYEAEDTLDALIQLAEKAAELEIAEGNANDLQQQRLKIRSQKIDAEYGIQKLQIRLARLTCQPLSVAKQAVLIDPIETEVSTLDEEAAVADGLQRRADLRAIHTLCRCINNDTAPAARTMLGAIQPGLGLAATVATKSSLLSGLCDQGQDACARRDQCRQLAAQQQGTIEDEIRMAWLELQASLQRDRLSQERVELANQAAQQANRAVEIEQRPAGTDLQASLEALRVQGERQARQLEQTLADVKLLEARGAAFPL